Below is a genomic region from Desulfobacter sp..
CTATGATTACAGGATATCTACAGGTCCTTTAGAAGGGACAAATAACAAGATAAAAACCATGAAACGGAAAGCTTATGGATACAGGGATTCGGAGTTTTTCAGGTTGAAACTTTTGGACCTTCACAATAAAAGGTACGCATTAATCGGATGAACCAATATTATTAAGCAAGACCACCGGTTTATCAAAAAGCTTGTCAGAGCTGGTATGGGGTTCAAGACATTTCATTCTGCCTGGCGGACGCTAAAAGGCTATGAAATTATGAACATGATCAGAAAAGGACAAGTTAAAAATATCAGGAAGGGAGAAATTTTAAAGCAGAAAGAATTCGTCGAAAATCTGTTTTCTTATGCTGCGTAAATTTTACGCCTGAACGATCTCTTTGTCCTGGAAGTATTTTTTGCAACAGAACCGTTTAGAGTCTATATATAGTTAAGTTATGGAAAGGCTCTCCCATTGAAGGAGAGCCCTTCTGGGTCCGTGTCAGAACTCAAAGCAAAAACATAGCATAAAAAATTTGAAAAAGACAAGAAAACATGGGCGCAAATTTGATATAATCAATAGTTACAAAACAGAGGCAACATGATAAACTGGCCCCCAAAAATGAATCCCAGTTAAACTACGGCCAAAGAGAGGAAAACGTGAAGTCAAAAGCCCTTGAAGTGAATCTTTCAGACACCTGGGCAGAGGTGACCATTGATGCTCAGTATCAACTGCTTTTGGATTTTTTTCAAGGATATGTGGGCATTGTAAACCGGCTGGAAACCTTTTTAAAGGAGTTGAGCCACCCCTATCGGAACTGGGGGTTTATTGTGGGGGAATCAAGGCATTTTTCCCTTCATTATTTTCATCTTTACAAATCCCAGGAGCACGGCGCCAAAGCGCTGGAGATGTTCTGCGATATTTTGATCTCAGCCTTTGAATCCGTTTCCGATCCTGAGATCAAGGCCAATGCCGCAGACAATATCATGCTGGTCATGCATCATATTGCCAAGGAGGGCAAAGAGGGGGGCGCTGATTTTATCCCCATGGTGGTCAAAGAGCTTGACGCCATCCGTTGCTATGATGGGCCTGATTTTTTTTATTTTGTATCTTCCTATTACCAGCCGGACCGACTGGCCAGGATGGTTGTTGAAATTCCTAATCCGGCCAGGGCCCTGGTAGAGGCCCAGAACCGGGTATTAATCCGGTTTTTTGAGGCCTCTTTTGCCTTTTGGCTGACCCAGGATGACCCGGCCGTATGGATGAAAGAGAACAATGACGAGTGGCGGCTGAGCCGGGAAATGGTGGACTTGCTTGCCGGGATTTCCCATGACCGGGTAAAACATTGGCAGGAGCGGCTCCAGGAGATTAAATCCTGGGACATGGACCAGGTTGACACCACCACCGCCCTTGTGGGTCTTGTGGGGAACAGGACCTTTGTCAAGCGATTCCGGGAAATGCCCAGGCAGATCCTTGCCCTGTCCAAGGGCAGGACCTATGGAAAATATTTTAAGCTGACCTTTTTATTTTATATCATCCATGCCCCCGGGCTTTCCATGATTCACAGGGAGGCTCTGGGCGACATCCACAGGACCCTGATCCGGCTCATCGGTGAGCGGGACTATAAAAAGGACATCCCCATCGTGGACCAGACCTTTGCCCTGCTCAAAGAGCACAAGGGAAGATATCCGGGCACGGTTCTCGAGTGTATTCATAAAATCGGGGATGCGGTTTACAATACGGATGAAATCGAACTCATCAACCATTTTAT
It encodes:
- a CDS encoding DDE-type integrase/transposase/recombinase, which gives rise to MIKQDHRFIKKLVRAGMGFKTFHSAWRTLKGYEIMNMIRKGQVKNIRKGEILKQKEFVENLFSYAA